A region of Desulfolithobacter dissulfuricans DNA encodes the following proteins:
- a CDS encoding AsmA family protein, translating to MKWLLYGLVGAIVLMVLAIIVLPLVMDNEALKKQLASRIEQKTGHSFQIEGPLQWSVFPWIGLEIGRVTVGNAPGFGDEPLATVEELDVKVALKPLFLKQVVADTVFLRGVRLNLVRNSAGRGNWEIFVSDEKEQGKKVQKKKTPEKSGEPAGGGLVLELNGLAMEDVTLRFEDQQKDSTIEIRDLALDIGKLVPDSPVPVQLWFGLASTEPDLNLKVGLTSSFSMSRDWQRLDLLDLGVDLKVFGAGLPDQGLHFELTGDLGLDRAQEELRVSELFLSGPGTEISTSLKVTGLDGQPRVSGKLDLKQVNPRELMQQLGLALKTRDREALTRLSGTVAVIQEGDTLALKPVSLQLDDTAVAGDIRVLSFAGPVVRARITMDDIDLDRYLPPGSEKEKISPPGSASDREPTIAATSQDQEKGEPPSFDALRRLDMEAELRVGGLKVRNLRLQKIVVDMSARDGMIRLQPVQAELYDGHFSGDFLVDLRQDTPKFQVSKNLVGISIGSLLKDLSGKEQLIGTGDVHVDVATEGLAESMMTRHMNGTMSFVLKDGSYKGFNLAQAIRRAQAALAGQEVAADQAQKTDFTELRGSAVIRQGVVENRDLYMASPVLRVTGKGKIDLVRKMLDYQVTAKVVGSLAGQGGKSGDELRGLAVPVRIKGPLDKPSYGVDMEAALKAGAEQQLEKKKQELLDKATEKIQDRMGGQLLKGLLGQ from the coding sequence GTGAAGTGGCTACTATACGGTCTCGTCGGCGCCATTGTCCTGATGGTTCTTGCCATTATCGTTCTACCCCTGGTGATGGACAACGAAGCCTTGAAAAAACAGCTTGCCAGTCGGATCGAGCAGAAAACCGGGCACAGTTTCCAGATCGAAGGACCTCTCCAGTGGTCGGTCTTTCCCTGGATAGGCCTGGAGATCGGCCGGGTCACGGTGGGGAACGCGCCGGGCTTTGGCGACGAGCCCCTGGCCACAGTGGAAGAACTTGATGTGAAGGTGGCGCTCAAGCCTCTTTTTCTCAAACAGGTGGTGGCCGATACCGTTTTTCTACGGGGAGTACGCCTCAATCTGGTCCGAAACAGCGCTGGCCGGGGAAACTGGGAAATTTTCGTTTCGGATGAGAAGGAGCAGGGAAAGAAGGTTCAGAAAAAGAAAACTCCTGAAAAAAGCGGCGAGCCGGCAGGTGGTGGCCTGGTCCTGGAACTCAACGGCCTGGCCATGGAGGATGTCACCCTTCGCTTTGAGGATCAGCAGAAAGATTCCACCATTGAGATACGTGATCTTGCCCTCGATATCGGCAAGCTGGTCCCGGATAGTCCTGTACCGGTTCAGCTCTGGTTCGGGCTGGCCAGCACCGAGCCGGACCTGAATCTCAAGGTGGGGTTGACCTCCAGCTTTTCAATGTCCCGGGACTGGCAACGTCTTGATCTCCTGGACCTGGGGGTGGATCTGAAGGTTTTTGGAGCCGGATTGCCGGACCAGGGGCTGCATTTTGAACTGACCGGTGACCTGGGGTTGGACCGGGCACAGGAGGAATTGAGAGTCTCCGAACTGTTCCTCTCCGGTCCGGGCACGGAGATCTCCACCAGCCTGAAGGTGACCGGGCTGGATGGGCAACCCCGGGTGAGCGGGAAGCTGGATCTGAAACAGGTCAATCCAAGAGAGCTTATGCAGCAGCTTGGCCTGGCCCTGAAGACCAGGGATCGCGAGGCCCTGACCAGGCTTTCAGGAACCGTGGCCGTCATCCAGGAGGGTGATACTCTGGCACTGAAGCCGGTTTCCCTGCAACTCGATGACACTGCCGTGGCAGGAGATATACGGGTGCTCTCGTTTGCCGGCCCTGTGGTCCGGGCCAGGATTACGATGGATGATATCGACCTGGACCGCTATCTTCCGCCTGGATCGGAAAAGGAAAAAATATCTCCGCCCGGATCTGCTTCAGACAGGGAGCCGACGATTGCCGCCACGAGTCAGGACCAGGAGAAGGGAGAGCCCCCTTCTTTTGACGCCCTTCGCCGCCTTGACATGGAAGCGGAACTCCGGGTGGGAGGTCTCAAGGTGCGCAACCTGCGGCTGCAAAAGATTGTCGTGGATATGTCGGCCAGGGACGGCATGATCAGGCTGCAGCCTGTACAGGCTGAACTCTATGATGGACATTTTTCTGGAGACTTCCTGGTAGATCTGCGGCAGGATACCCCGAAATTTCAGGTCAGCAAGAATCTTGTCGGAATCAGCATCGGGTCGCTTCTTAAGGATCTTTCCGGCAAGGAGCAGCTGATCGGTACCGGTGACGTCCATGTCGATGTGGCCACAGAGGGTCTGGCCGAGTCCATGATGACCAGGCATATGAACGGAACCATGTCGTTTGTCCTCAAAGACGGGTCCTACAAAGGGTTCAACCTGGCCCAGGCCATCCGTCGGGCCCAGGCCGCGCTTGCCGGCCAGGAGGTGGCGGCTGACCAGGCCCAGAAGACCGACTTCACCGAACTGCGGGGCAGCGCGGTTATCCGTCAGGGCGTGGTTGAGAACAGGGATCTCTACATGGCCTCACCGGTCCTCCGGGTCACTGGCAAGGGGAAGATAGATCTGGTGCGGAAAATGCTCGACTACCAGGTCACGGCCAAGGTGGTTGGCTCCCTGGCCGGCCAGGGCGGCAAGAGTGGGGACGAACTCAGAGGTCTTGCTGTACCGGTGCGGATAAAGGGGCCGCTGGACAAACCATCGTACGGGGTGGATATGGAGGCAGCCCTGAAGGCCGGTGCTGAGCAGCAACTGGAGAAAAAGAAACAGGAGCTCCTGGACAAGGCAACCGAGAAGATACAGGACCGGATGGGTGGCCAGCTGCTGAAGGGGCTCCTGGGGCAGTAG